The Deinococcus sonorensis KR-87 genome includes a window with the following:
- a CDS encoding 16S rRNA (uracil(1498)-N(3))-methyltransferase: protein MTLPPDELRHLRVLRLRPGDRLRVFDGRGQEAEAVLERLDEGGALLRLGEAVQGNRETPQPVTLAVALLKGDKLSDVVRAATELGVARVQLLQTRFSDVPDIGEQKLIRLRRIAAEASKQSRRAVVPEVLAPVPLLQLPLGGQQAFVAHPGSAERLSERLDWSLPVLLVSGPEGGFSDAEVAALTAGGCVGVTLGPRILRAETAPLALLGAIAALGV from the coding sequence ATGACGCTGCCGCCGGATGAGCTGCGCCACCTGCGGGTGCTGCGGCTGCGTCCCGGCGACCGACTGCGGGTGTTCGACGGGCGCGGGCAGGAGGCCGAGGCGGTGCTGGAGCGGCTGGATGAGGGCGGGGCGCTGCTGCGGCTGGGCGAGGCGGTGCAGGGGAACCGGGAGACGCCCCAGCCGGTCACGCTGGCGGTGGCCCTGCTGAAGGGCGACAAACTCAGCGACGTGGTGCGGGCGGCCACCGAGCTGGGCGTGGCCCGCGTGCAGCTGCTTCAGACGCGCTTCTCGGACGTGCCGGACATCGGAGAACAGAAGCTGATCCGCCTGCGCCGCATCGCCGCCGAGGCCAGCAAGCAGTCGCGCCGCGCCGTGGTGCCGGAGGTGCTGGCCCCGGTGCCGCTGCTGCAGCTGCCGCTGGGTGGCCAGCAGGCGTTCGTGGCGCATCCCGGCTCGGCGGAGCGGCTCAGCGAGCGGCTGGACTGGTCGCTGCCGGTGCTGCTCGTCAGTGGGCCGGAGGGCGGCTTCTCGGACGCGGAGGTGGCGGCCCTGACGGCAGGTGGCTGTGTGGGCGTCACGCTGGGGCCGCGCATCCTGCGCGCCGAGACAGCACCACTGGCGCTGCTGGGGGCCATCGCGGCCCTGGGCGTCTGA
- a CDS encoding phosphoribosyltransferase family protein, whose amino-acid sequence MKTYTVQVGDVTRELPVVEVAPGVSVALFNMLGDTQVTEAAGRALAALLPENIDVLVTPEVKAVSLAHVISRESGKPYIVIRKTQKPYMVQPVVRQVVSITTGKPQLLVLDGLDVDKVRGHQVAIVDDVVSSGGTLASLTQIIEEVGGTVAAVVAVFTEGQERPEVTALGHLPLFS is encoded by the coding sequence GTGAAAACCTATACGGTGCAGGTGGGTGATGTGACGCGGGAACTGCCGGTGGTGGAGGTGGCCCCCGGCGTTTCCGTGGCGCTGTTCAACATGCTGGGCGACACCCAGGTGACCGAAGCGGCGGGCCGCGCCCTGGCGGCGTTGCTACCCGAGAACATCGACGTGCTGGTGACGCCAGAAGTTAAAGCCGTGTCGCTGGCGCACGTGATCAGCCGGGAGAGCGGCAAGCCCTACATCGTGATCCGCAAGACCCAGAAGCCGTACATGGTGCAGCCGGTGGTGCGCCAGGTGGTCAGCATCACCACCGGCAAGCCGCAGCTGCTGGTGCTGGACGGCCTGGACGTGGACAAGGTGCGCGGCCATCAGGTGGCCATCGTGGACGACGTGGTGAGCAGCGGCGGCACCCTGGCCAGCCTGACCCAGATCATTGAGGAGGTGGGCGGCACGGTGGCGGCGGTGGTGGCCGTGTTCACCGAGGGTCAGGAGCGCCCGGAAGTGACGGCGCTGGGCCACCTCCCGCTGTTCAGCTGA
- a CDS encoding PqqD family protein: protein MWTADPDVLITDLQDELVLMHARSAQMYRLNDVARTIWQHLPASQETLLQALLTQYEVSPEQAGADLDRLLNELSRLEMVRRT from the coding sequence ATGTGGACCGCCGACCCCGACGTGCTGATCACCGACCTGCAGGACGAACTGGTGCTGATGCACGCCCGCAGCGCCCAGATGTACCGGCTCAACGACGTGGCGCGCACCATCTGGCAGCACCTCCCGGCCTCTCAGGAGACGCTGCTGCAGGCGCTACTCACACAGTACGAGGTCTCGCCCGAGCAGGCTGGCGCGGACCTGGACCGGCTGCTGAACGAGCTGAGCCGGCTGGAGATGGTGCGGCGCACGTGA
- a CDS encoding acetyl ornithine aminotransferase family protein → MTTLPDTRRPVLNTALPGPKSAAIMARDGQQLSTSYMRPYPFVPDHGEGVWLTDPDGNTMLDFFAGIAVSTTGYNHPHVVKAIQEQAAKFMHVCLTDYPQEVTTSLAERLVKYVEQPGEKWRVFFGNSGAEAVEAAVKLARNHTGRTHIISTIGSFHGRTYGAITLTGSKTKYKRGFGPLLPNVSHVPYPNPFRPPLGSTPETCGDAVLAHVEMLFKTVLPPDEVAAFIIEPMQGEGGYIVPPASFLPKLRALCDQHGILLIFDEVQAGMGRTGRMFSFQQFEQYGNVQPDIITMAKGIASGLPLSAMLAKESVMTWAPGSHGSTFGGNPVAAAAAHATLDLLDGTVRHPGCGESLMHNAAEVGRYILAELRVMQQHFPFLGDVRGEGLFIGLEFVTPDGQPDGKLRDRASQAMFERGLLNLDCGESVIRVSPPLILTREEAEVGLQIMREALASL, encoded by the coding sequence ATGACCACCCTCCCCGACACCCGCCGTCCTGTCCTGAACACTGCGCTTCCCGGCCCCAAGAGTGCCGCCATCATGGCCCGCGACGGCCAGCAGTTGAGCACCAGCTACATGCGCCCCTACCCCTTCGTGCCGGACCACGGCGAGGGTGTGTGGCTCACCGACCCGGACGGCAACACCATGCTGGACTTCTTTGCCGGCATCGCCGTCAGCACCACCGGCTACAACCACCCGCACGTGGTGAAGGCCATTCAGGAGCAGGCCGCCAAGTTCATGCACGTCTGCCTGACCGACTACCCGCAGGAGGTGACCACCTCGCTGGCCGAGCGGCTCGTGAAGTATGTGGAGCAGCCCGGCGAGAAGTGGCGCGTGTTCTTCGGGAACAGCGGCGCGGAGGCGGTGGAGGCGGCCGTCAAGCTGGCCCGCAACCACACCGGGCGCACCCACATCATCAGCACCATCGGCAGCTTCCACGGCCGCACTTACGGGGCCATCACCCTGACCGGCAGCAAGACCAAGTACAAGCGCGGCTTCGGGCCGCTGCTGCCGAACGTGTCGCACGTGCCGTACCCCAACCCGTTCCGTCCGCCGCTGGGCAGCACCCCGGAGACCTGCGGCGACGCGGTGCTGGCGCACGTAGAGATGCTGTTCAAGACGGTGCTGCCGCCGGACGAAGTGGCCGCCTTCATCATCGAGCCGATGCAGGGCGAGGGCGGGTACATCGTGCCGCCGGCCAGCTTCCTGCCGAAGCTGCGCGCGCTGTGCGACCAGCACGGCATCCTGCTGATCTTCGACGAGGTGCAGGCGGGCATGGGCCGCACCGGCAGGATGTTCAGCTTCCAGCAGTTCGAGCAGTACGGCAACGTGCAGCCGGACATCATCACCATGGCCAAGGGCATCGCCTCGGGCCTGCCGCTCAGCGCGATGCTGGCGAAGGAGTCCGTGATGACCTGGGCGCCCGGCTCCCACGGCAGCACCTTCGGCGGCAATCCGGTGGCGGCCGCGGCCGCCCACGCCACCCTGGACCTGCTGGACGGCACCGTGCGCCACCCCGGCTGCGGCGAGAGCCTGATGCACAACGCGGCCGAGGTCGGCCGGTACATCCTGGCTGAGCTGCGGGTCATGCAGCAGCACTTCCCCTTCCTGGGCGACGTGCGCGGCGAGGGGCTGTTCATCGGCCTGGAGTTCGTGACGCCCGATGGTCAGCCGGACGGCAAGCTGCGCGACCGCGCTTCGCAGGCGATGTTCGAGCGGGGCCTGCTGAATCTGGACTGTGGCGAGAGTGTCATCCGGGTCAGCCCGCCGCTGATCCTGACCCGCGAGGAGGCCGAAGTCGGCCTGCAGATCATGCGCGAGGCGCTGGCGAGTCTGTAA
- a CDS encoding lasso peptide biosynthesis B2 protein, with product MSARRLAELVTAPPARLRPGDLALLEHAGLAALLASRLPADYPDQPLLQPARLSLLGRQMMTRRTMRALLQAWHEAGIQAVLLKGFALSEWVYRVPGVRPYGDVDVLIRKADLPAALHAARQLGWHTDGLEHTPQAWTHELAHALSPDGQVRLDLHRYLTHWHGGRARKVQQLTEAVWADSQEVLLDGVPVRMPAIPDLALHLALARAWGDDAGQLKPADYPDLQTLMERAQLTPAQLRAHAQRRGAAHTWAAFLTVCNPWRRTFRLADNRAALRLQVAATLDGRLLWLPTLESRVRRAPGLLWRLLRSLPDVLAIQRQLRRAADPRTLPARWRLNRAAPLSDHLRDELVLGIRRVTRLWYPRSPGSCVPRSLATYRALVRRGYPAVYVSGVRRHPDGRIEGHAWVEGPDGPLWAYLEPHNREHYTVLFEHRAGEAAP from the coding sequence ATGTCGGCCCGCCGCCTTGCCGAACTGGTCACCGCTCCCCCTGCCCGGCTGCGCCCGGGCGACCTGGCGCTGCTGGAACATGCCGGGCTGGCGGCCCTGCTGGCGTCCCGGCTGCCCGCCGACTATCCGGACCAGCCCCTGCTGCAACCGGCCCGGCTGAGCCTGCTGGGCCGCCAGATGATGACGCGGCGGACCATGCGGGCGCTCCTTCAGGCCTGGCATGAGGCGGGGATTCAGGCGGTGCTGCTCAAGGGCTTCGCCCTGTCGGAATGGGTGTACCGGGTGCCGGGGGTGCGCCCCTATGGCGACGTGGACGTGCTGATCCGCAAGGCGGACCTGCCCGCCGCGCTGCACGCCGCCCGGCAGCTCGGCTGGCACACCGACGGCCTGGAACACACCCCGCAGGCGTGGACCCACGAGCTGGCGCACGCGCTCAGCCCGGACGGTCAGGTGCGCCTGGACCTGCACCGTTACCTGACGCACTGGCACGGTGGCCGCGCCCGCAAGGTGCAGCAGCTGACCGAGGCAGTGTGGGCGGACAGCCAGGAGGTCCTGCTGGACGGGGTACCGGTGCGCATGCCGGCCATCCCGGACCTGGCGCTGCATCTGGCGCTGGCCCGCGCCTGGGGCGACGACGCGGGCCAGCTCAAGCCGGCCGACTATCCGGACCTGCAGACGCTGATGGAGCGGGCACAGCTGACCCCTGCCCAGCTGCGTGCTCATGCCCAGCGGCGCGGCGCGGCCCACACCTGGGCAGCCTTCCTGACGGTCTGCAACCCATGGCGCCGCACCTTCCGGCTGGCAGACAACCGGGCCGCCCTCCGCCTGCAGGTGGCCGCCACGCTGGACGGCCGGCTGCTGTGGCTGCCCACCCTGGAAAGCCGCGTGCGCCGTGCGCCGGGGTTGCTGTGGCGGCTGCTGCGCAGCCTGCCGGACGTCCTGGCGATCCAGCGACAACTGCGCCGCGCGGCCGATCCGCGTACCCTTCCGGCCCGCTGGCGGCTGAACCGCGCCGCGCCCCTCAGCGACCACCTGCGCGACGAGCTGGTGCTGGGCATCCGGCGCGTCACGCGGCTGTGGTATCCCCGCTCGCCGGGCAGCTGTGTGCCGCGTTCGCTGGCCACCTACCGGGCGCTGGTGCGGCGCGGCTACCCGGCCGTATACGTCAGCGGAGTCCGCCGCCATCCGGACGGCCGCATCGAGGGCCATGCCTGGGTGGAAGGCCCCGACGGGCCGCTGTGGGCCTATCTGGAGCCGCACAACCGCGAGCACTACACCGTCCTGTTCGAGCACCGGGCGGGTGAGGCCGCGCCCTAG
- a CDS encoding inorganic pyrophosphatase — MEWRLGERQRFIWRGGQLEPYRVEAQPAPVNYGCLPGTLNPADDAEVDAVWLGPARPVGQRVMAVPSGLLHLADGDHKVIFGVLDDVAPLLAWFPAERGAEVQGVQAALAWLRGLKPVS, encoded by the coding sequence GTGGAATGGCGGCTCGGCGAGCGTCAGCGCTTCATCTGGCGAGGCGGGCAGCTGGAACCCTACCGTGTGGAGGCGCAGCCCGCGCCGGTCAACTACGGCTGCCTGCCCGGCACACTCAACCCGGCCGATGACGCCGAGGTGGACGCGGTGTGGCTGGGTCCGGCCCGGCCGGTGGGCCAGCGGGTGATGGCGGTTCCCAGTGGCCTGCTGCATCTCGCGGACGGGGACCACAAGGTCATCTTCGGGGTGCTGGACGACGTGGCCCCGCTGCTCGCCTGGTTTCCGGCGGAGCGCGGGGCTGAAGTGCAGGGCGTGCAGGCCGCCCTGGCGTGGTTGCGTGGCCTGAAGCCGGTCAGCTGA